TGCAGAAACGCCTACTCAGTAATCTCCACTTCACAAGCAACATCGGCTATGGATCCAGTAGCAGAATCCGTTATAACCTGCAGTATTAATAATCAGTGATAGTGAGGAAGTATCTTATATTACCttagaagaaagaaaaggaaggtaaAGGACCGGTCACAATAATATACCATTCCCATACGTCTATTCCCTTCCATGATCCTCCTGACCTGTCATCCAAATGTTGAAGAAAAAGTATCATGCGACGACTACTTTCTGTAGCAGAAGATAACAAAATGTGAAATATGTGACACGTAAAATGACTTTGGCATGTTCGGATAGTCAATCGCAAGATATGCAAATATTGTTGCAATCCAGCTTGCTATTCAGAATTAATACTGGTCTTTCCTGGTTAAATTGTGGTTGACTGAACGTAGGAACCAGGAAGTGCAGATGGTGGAAAATGTGTGAATATTGAACTAAAGCCAACTTGGGGATCGGCAATAGAAAAGCATGGTCGCCACCACAGTTGCTACCAGTGGCTGACTACACCAATGGACTTCGCAGCTAACAAAAAACCCAGGAAATCAagtttgtgtggtttggtatctgtTGGTTGATCTTAGACAAGGACCAAAGAGTAGATGAAGTACTGCTAGGTAGATGATGGCTCCAAAATGGGTGGTATATGAATTGGGGTAATAGCAGGACAGATTTAAAGGTGGAAAGGTTTGGCTTTGTTCAGCAGGCAATAAAACACACTAAATAATTCCATTTCCATACTGGTTATACTGGCATGAGTCGTCCTGGTTGCTTTGGATTTCAATATTTCAACCAGAATTAGGCAATGGACTACAATTTATTTTCATGCATCACCTCAGAAAATGTTTGCCACATTGTTGCTCAACTATAACGATCAAGTTATCCTGGACCCATGCCGAATGTGACTAACAAGCTTTCACCTGGCCAACTCACCATAAGCCTATACCGGGGTTCAAAAATGTTGAGATGAAACTTCTGACATGGTAGGATAACATCCATGACGAAAAGAGGCAGCAAATCAGCTCCATAGTTTGTCAAACTATCGTGCTCCAGCTTCCTTTCAGCATACTCCTCAAGAAAGTTCTTTTGTATTATGTTGTTCAGTGTGACACTGTACAAGCCAAGCAAATGTTATGCAATAGACAACATAAAGTAGAATTTAGAGTTACTGGAAGAATGATAATAGATTAGTACGCCAAGATCAAGGTGAATATACAAACTAACTTGGCGTAAATTAAATCATGAAGTCTAAATTCCAACTTTCAGCTACCTGGGTTAGGCCACGTGGATCAAATTCTCCAGTCGGCCTTCCCAAAACTATTTTCAGTACAACATATTTGTTTACTATCATGTGGCTGCGGGATAAATGGAATCTACTGAACCAAACTAGACAAGCTGAATCAAAGTTGTCAAACAAGTACTGGCTAGCACACCGTTTTCTCTAACATTTTGATACACAATAAAATTAGTTCTAATAACAAATTATcatgattaataaaatatggaCCCCAAGTTTTGTTAAATTACAATAAACTTCAAGCCTTTTTTAtcaagagaaaaaaatacaCTAGATTTTTTTACCAGCCGAGATTTCGCTACAAGCCCGGTACCGGCTGGTATTTTGTCGTGTACAGAGCATAAGGTATGTACCATTTTATTTCCGGTTCAGTACGGGATTGACAACACTAAGCTAAATAAGTACAAAAGCATGGGCAGGACAACAAAGCTGTCTCTTTTGTTACATTGCAGAGGCAAGTACTCGATAAAGCATGAAGCCAAGCAACTCACCTAATTGCGCATGTTCTGGGACTGATAAACAGAACTGTTCGGCAAAGTGGACATCTGTTACCTAGTATTTTCCATCCGAGGATCAGAATGACATGGTGGACATTAAGATTCAAGAGACAGATAAACAGATATATGTCTACATGTAACCATAAGCGCATCACCTCTGTCCATTGATTGAAACAGGCATGAACGGCAGAAGGAATGTCCACAAGGAGTTGTAATAGGTTCATATAGTAACTTAAGGCAAAGAGTGCAGTCAAAGTCATCTGTCCGCTCAGGTTGGCTTCTCCTCCCAATTGTGCTGGCAATTGTTCTCTCCAAAACTGACAGAGGATAGCTACAGAATGCCAGAAACAATCAGCAAAAATGACTTCTTGTAAGGGGACTAATTTAAAGATGGTAGAAACCAATTACACACATACCTCATAGGATCAATTTGAAGACCTAAAAGAATGACATCCCGGGCCAGCCCATATCTCTCTAACTGCCAATTTCAATGAAAGTGGTGTTACCGATGAAAGATATTATCCACACAGCAAGTATCTTAATCCTACCCCTTCGGTCGCATCATATATAGctaaatttccattttctgaaGTATCATGGGACATCTTTGGTGATTTTTCAGAAGATTCAACCAACACTTCTTCGATATTACCCCCATCCATAGAGAACTAAAATCCTAATTCCTGCCCACAAGAAAAGTTGTGGAGGCAGTGGGAATGTTTGAAAACTGGCAATTATtgaaataccaaaacaaaagtGACTTCGTTAAAACTAATTCAAGGAAAACAAGAACGAACAGAACAGCATATTAAGGATGTGGATACAACTTGCCACATGGCACACCCCTACACTTCCATGAACATCTATTGGGGAACACATGTCAACACTGTAGCATTAAATGTGGATAGCCCATTGGCAATGTATAGGGCAAACCCCATCTAGCAATACTCTTCATGCAGATGGCCTGGTTTATACTACCACAATATTGCCCCCTTTCTCCACTGCAGTTGCAGATACACACAATTGGGGACAAACCCCACGAACTCATACAAGACACCTATGGTGGGAGCAGGACCTAGGATCTAAACTCGGACCAAGCGACCATCAAGAGGAGACGTGGCTTTGAGGTTAGTGGCTAAAGATTGTCAAGGTTGCTTGACGATCCCCGCTCAAGGGTTGGCTCCACTTGACCAATCTTAGAAGAAAGGGCATTGACCAAGGGTACTTGAACAATATGTTTCAGACATTTTTATATGTCACTCTTTTAAATATGTTATCAATGatacaataaataaaaaaatcacaaatataCTCCAAAAGTTACACTGCCTTTATATTATCCATATAGTAGCTGCATTCCACCAAAATTAGTAGAGTGAAATATGCATTTAAGAAGAAATGTTTTCCATTAATGCATACATCACAGATGGCAAATCATTTCATACGTACCCGAAgtaaataaaactaaaaacaagATCAATGGATACAAATTTGTACTATTCTTCTTGTATCACTGTACCCAGGTTCACCAATGTTTAAGCGAAAGAATGGTGTCCCTACATGTCCATAGAGTGTTTGGTTCTGAAACAATATATAAACAAGTGTGACACATCTTGGGGAGTGTCCAATGATTGTGGGTGTCTGACACGGGTGTCCTACATGACGCATGACCTTCTTAGAAATGTTCATGCTCCATGATTCGTAGGTCACACTCTAGAAATATGGGATTGAGTAACATCATGGTGCTCTTActttatcacaaaaaaaaaaaaaaagggacatcCTGGTGCTCTTACCAAAATGAGTGCATTGGCTTTCAAAATGTAGGACTTTACAGAATCAGTTCGAATTGACATCACCTTCTCAGCATCCTTTAATGCAAGCTGAAATGATGATTAGCAGCATTTTAATAACGAGCTCAACCATCATGCCATTGCTTGAGAACCCAtttaaccacaccaaaaaaacataatttagacatacttCAGCATGTGTTGTAGGATCCAGTCCACTCAATGGTTTATGTTCAGAAGCTGAGGGAGGTCTGTGtttcagaaattgacaaaatcTGGTAGACGTGCAAGAGCAAAATACATTTCATAAGTATACAAATCTATCAACAGAAAAAACAGGCTCATGTGAAGGACGCAGTGGAACAGAACCTGATAATGGAAACATAATCATGAGACAACATTTAACCTCAGATAAGCACCACATCGGTTGCTGAGAATGACAGCATCGCCTGGTTTAATAGTATTAGCTCTGGAATAATAATTGACTGCCTGCACAAGGAATACAATCACTTGCCAGTTAGACAAGGAAAATTTATATgaaatcaattcaaaaaatatcataGATTGTGTCCCTcaagtgatattttttttttttttccagaggTTCATTTCTCATTAGGCACAGTACAGCAAAAGGTAATTGATTGTAAGAAACATCAACAGATTACTTCGATTAAGAGTGCTCAAGACCTTCCACAGAATAACACTTCACACTTATGACCCAACTCATGACATAACAATTAGTACAACAAAGAAATAACTGCAGTACAATTGAGACAACTTTAAGAGGCTACATTGGAAATATTCAAGCCCTGCACTATTTACAGTTCAGTGTATTACAAGGGTAACATCATGCATCTGAAAACCAGTGCTCGAAATGTCCTATGTGGCATAAGCAAAAGTACCAAACATGACCACGACAAAAAACGGACACAAAAAACTGGGGTGGCTTCTTCGCCAGGTTGATTACTGAAAAGTATGGGTGAGTCTGTTCTCAGTACTGTCTTTGCATCCAGACAATCTCAAAAAAGCAGAGATAGATCATGGAAAGAACACTTTGTATATttagtatattttttatttattgcttCAAATGGTATGCAGATTAAGGGATATTCCATCAACTTATCTTCTACTGCAGGATGCCTTTAAATAGTTTTAAGTGTTACATTAGAAAAATGTAACCTATAGTGTTATTAATATATTACGGCTTAAAAATGTAAACTGaggaaaataaaactcaaaatagtCTTGCCTGCTATGCATTCTCCTATTGCTAGCTTTCTTGACACATTACTTCATTTTTTCTATATTCATTGTTGTATTTCTTATCTAAGTTAGAAGTTTTAAATTCGTATgtacatttttttgggttatcaAATTGATGTATTCAATTTATGAAAGTTCAGACACATTTGGGGTGCAAAAATACTTTCCCAAGAATGTTGAACATTGCTATTATGAAGTGTCACGCCCATGTAGGTCATCCGAGACAGACCAAGAGAAGTCCAAGAAGTCCACAAATGCTGTTCAGGTCAAGTATCTCAATTGCAAAATTTTGTAATCAAACAGAACACGTAGAAGAAATGTCCGCACACATTTGGGACTGATCATGTGTTGATGCCCAAAACGTGTCTGAAACAGAAATCTATAAGGTAAAAGTGCACATGCTACCAATTAGTAATCACTACTCAATATAGTTTCATATTCCAAAAGGCCTTCAATACATAAAGGGTAGTGTAGATATTATTCCACAATCCTTGAAGATGTTGGCACATCTTTAACTAAAAGTTCAAATATACTAATCGCAAAAGAGAGCAAAATGAACCAAATATGCTTTCTGGGCCAAAATGAAGGGGAAAAATCGAGAAGGGGAGTACAAAAGATAAACAGGCAGACGACATAAACATACAAGGCTCCCGGAAGTGCTTGATGAGCATGTTCAAAGGCAACAATCATATGAACACCCACTACTTCAATCATATGAACACCCACTACTTCAATTAAGAATACCACCAGGACACCAACTGTACAAGACAGACATTCAGTGGGTCATTTGTGTTTTCATAAATACCAAATCTTTCAGTGTCCAAATCCAAATTCAGACACTATTGCTAATTTGCATAGATCAGTCAAAAGAATCGTATTAGGTTTGAAGAATTTATTCACAATAAGGAACTCATAACAAAAACCATCAAAAATATGGATGCTTCATCAAAAATATGGATGCTTCATCATATATTCGGCATACAAATTCAGTAGACACCACTAAATTAGCAACCTGCCCTTGAATTACCAGCTAGTACACAAGGAGGAAATAATGAGGAAAACTAAAACAGCAAAAAATAACTACCAAATAGGCAAACAAAACTGGATTAGCAAAGCAAATGCTTCACCTCTTCGAAGCGATTGTCCCGGAATGCTTGGTTCCCCATCTGCATTAGATCGGAAACATGAAAAAGCCGCTCAACCGACATCATTGACGATGAATCTCCTTCATTCCCCTGCGCATTTCATTACACAACCCTCCCAAATTCAATTCACACACAAATTCAATTCCTCCGCACAAA
This DNA window, taken from Rhododendron vialii isolate Sample 1 chromosome 8a, ASM3025357v1, encodes the following:
- the LOC131336502 gene encoding uncharacterized protein LOC131336502 isoform X2, with translation MLSHDYVSIIRFCQFLKHRPPSASEHKPLSGLDPTTHAELALKDAEKVMSIRTDSVKSYILKANALILLERYGLARDVILLGLQIDPMSYPLSVLERTIASTIGRRSQPERTDDFDCTLCLKLLYEPITTPCGHSFCRSCLFQSMDRGNRCPLCRTVLFISPRTCAISVTLNNIIQKNFLEEYAERKLEHDSLTNYGADLLPLFVMDVILPCQKFHLNIFEPRYRLMVRRIMEGNRRMGMVITDSATGSIADVACEVEITECEPLPDGRFFLELESRRRFRIIRNWDQDGYRVAEVEWQQDIYPSEGTRDRQDLQELTNNAAVFALEWIRRAREAAQQRRDRIKSLELDKAESMMPTPRDPERYSFWLATLTSRRPSERLQLLRMRDTKERMARALIYMRSEEQGYRVQ
- the LOC131336502 gene encoding uncharacterized protein LOC131336502 isoform X1, translating into MMITGASSSCSTLQGLDDVEEFVGGNEGDSSSMMSVERLFHVSDLMQMGNQAFRDNRFEEAVNYYSRANTIKPGDAVILSNRCGAYLRFCQFLKHRPPSASEHKPLSGLDPTTHAELALKDAEKVMSIRTDSVKSYILKANALILLERYGLARDVILLGLQIDPMSYPLSVLERTIASTIGRRSQPERTDDFDCTLCLKLLYEPITTPCGHSFCRSCLFQSMDRGNRCPLCRTVLFISPRTCAISVTLNNIIQKNFLEEYAERKLEHDSLTNYGADLLPLFVMDVILPCQKFHLNIFEPRYRLMVRRIMEGNRRMGMVITDSATGSIADVACEVEITECEPLPDGRFFLELESRRRFRIIRNWDQDGYRVAEVEWQQDIYPSEGTRDRQDLQELTNNAAVFALEWIRRAREAAQQRRDRIKSLELDKAESMMPTPRDPERYSFWLATLTSRRPSERLQLLRMRDTKERMARALIYMRSEEQGYRVQ